The proteins below are encoded in one region of Lactuca sativa cultivar Salinas chromosome 3, Lsat_Salinas_v11, whole genome shotgun sequence:
- the LOC111895443 gene encoding uncharacterized protein LOC111895443 — MQQQEKTEGSGISPSFSCYSSDSLTSIAVAKVIGEEQAKDHEFSFVLSDEDVSTEENESQGRTVFPVFNRDLLMKDENDHEPKAKENELHVSSSITGSLQKLFIEEREESSLYSSWEEEESESQHSKTYCVLWRTKGDCGSPPRMNKCKKSSSTGSGSKRWSIRCLLRRSNSEGKEPMVLLTPKKVDSQKQKRNSGVVSKVAGRLKVQTPVHELFYVRRRAENEVVTRKSYLPYRQDLVGFFSNVNGIRKMLPF, encoded by the coding sequence ATGCAACAACAGGAAAAAACCGAAGGGTCAGGAATCTCTCCTAGCTTCAGTTGTTACTCTTCTGATAGTTTAACATCCATAGCAGTCGCCAAAGTCATCGGTGAAGAACAGGCAAAAGATCATGAGTTCTCGTTTGTTTTAAGCGATGAGGATGTTTCAACCGAGGAAAACGAATCACAAGGACGGACAGTTTTTCCTGTTTTCAATCGAGATCTACTGATGAAAGATGAGAACGATCATGAGCCTAAAGCGAAGGAAAATGAGCTTCATGTTTCTTCTTCTATTACTGGTTCGTTACAGAAGCTGTTTATAGAAGAACGAGAGGAATCTTCTTTGTATTCATCATGGGAAGAGGAGGAATCCGAAAGTCAACATTCTAAAACATACTGCGTACTGTGGAGGACTAAGGGCGACTGTGGATCGCCACCTCGCATGAATAAATGTAAGAAGAGTAGTTCCACCGGATCAGGATCCAAGAGATGGAGTATTCGGTGTTTGCTTCGGCGGAGCAACAGCGAGGGTAAAGAACCGATGGTGTTGTTGACTCCTAAGAAGGTTGACAGTCAAAAACAAAAACGGAATTCCGGTGTGGTTTCAAAGGTCGCAGGGCGACTGAAGGTGCAAACTCCTGTACATGAACTGTTTTACGTGAGAAGAAGAGCTGAAAATGAAGTGGTTACGAGGAAGTCGTATCTACCCTACAGGCAAGATCTGGTAGGGTTCTTTTCAAATGTCAACGGAATTCGGAAAATGCTGCCATTTTAA